In one window of Mobula birostris isolate sMobBir1 chromosome 25, sMobBir1.hap1, whole genome shotgun sequence DNA:
- the LOC140187666 gene encoding claudin-4-like, which yields MVSMGLQILGIALCVIGWLGAIITCVLPMWRVTAFVGNNIVVAQIIWEGLWMNCIVQSTGQMQCKVYDSLLALSQDLQASRALTVIAIVVGILGILISIVGGKCTTCIENEVTKAKVTIVSGIVFILAGVLTLIPVSWSANTIIKDFYNPLVTDAQRRELGASLYIGWGTSGLLILGGALLCCSCPPKDNNGYTAKYSAAKSSASRNYV from the coding sequence ATGGTATCGATGGGACTCCAGATTCTGGGCATAGCCCTGTGTGTGATCGGATGGCTGGGAGCCATCATAACCTGCGTTCTTCCCATGTGGAGGGTGACCGCTTTCGTTGGAAACAACATCGTGGTGGCGCAAATAATTTGGGAAGGTCTTTGGATGAACTGCATTGTTCAGAGCACCGGGCAGATGCAGTGTAAAGTGTACGACTCCCTGTTGGCGCTCTCGCAAGACCTCCAGGCTTCCAGAGCTTTGACCGTCATTGCCATTGTGGTAGGAATCCTGGGCATCCTCATCTCCATTGTGGGAGGCAAATGCACCACCTGTATAGAAAACGAGGTAACGAAAGCAAAAGTCACAATTGTATCGGGAATTGTCTTCATCTTGGCTGGAGTGCTGACCCTGATCCCGGTGTCCTGGTCAGCGAACACCATCATCAAGGATTTCTACAACCCACTGGTCACCGACGCCCAGCGGAGAGAACTTGGCGCCTCCCTCTACATCGGATGGGGAACATCGGGTCTGCTGATCCTCGGAGGGGCTCTGCTCTGCTGTTCCTGCCCCCCGAAAGACAACAATGGCTACACCGCGAAGTATTCGGCAGCCAAGTCTTCCGCTAGCAGAAACTACGTGTAA